A window of the Mesorhizobium opportunistum WSM2075 genome harbors these coding sequences:
- a CDS encoding MurR/RpiR family transcriptional regulator: protein MTEAASHEEPVPDHDHDGREPVRRIPDIISLVKDSYSELRRAERRVADVVLDDVKYAVDASNAALAQRAGVSEPTVTRFCRAIGCEGLRDFKLKLAQSLVVGALYLAKSPAPGSGNGMPFWNAVFGEARRALQEAERQLDPVELQKAAELIAKARQVTVFGLGGSSSALAQETQYRLFRYGITVNAQCDPYLMRMTASTLKPGDLVIAISATGRTREVIEAVELAKHYRANAIGVTAPDTELARACDVRLAVAVPEYPDTLKPTASRYAFLAMIDLLAVASAYKLDASARETVRRIKYNAQIHRTGKEMEPLGD, encoded by the coding sequence ATGACCGAAGCTGCGAGCCACGAAGAGCCTGTTCCAGATCACGACCATGATGGGCGCGAGCCTGTCAGGCGCATTCCCGACATCATCTCGCTGGTCAAGGATTCCTACAGCGAGTTGCGCCGGGCCGAGCGCCGCGTCGCCGATGTCGTGCTCGACGATGTCAAATACGCGGTCGACGCTTCCAACGCCGCCCTTGCCCAGCGCGCCGGGGTCAGCGAACCGACGGTGACGCGGTTCTGCCGTGCCATCGGCTGCGAGGGCCTGCGCGATTTCAAGCTCAAGCTGGCGCAGAGCCTGGTCGTCGGCGCGCTCTATCTGGCCAAGTCGCCGGCGCCGGGCAGCGGCAACGGCATGCCGTTCTGGAATGCCGTGTTCGGCGAGGCGCGCCGGGCGCTGCAGGAGGCCGAGCGGCAGCTCGATCCGGTTGAGTTGCAGAAGGCCGCCGAGCTGATCGCCAAGGCGCGCCAGGTCACGGTGTTCGGGCTGGGCGGCAGCTCTTCGGCGCTGGCGCAGGAAACCCAGTACCGGCTGTTTCGCTACGGCATCACGGTCAATGCCCAGTGCGACCCCTATCTGATGCGCATGACCGCCTCGACCTTAAAGCCCGGCGACCTGGTGATCGCGATCTCGGCGACCGGGCGCACGCGCGAGGTGATCGAGGCCGTCGAACTCGCCAAGCATTACCGCGCCAACGCCATCGGCGTGACCGCGCCCGACACCGAACTCGCGCGCGCCTGCGACGTCAGGCTGGCCGTGGCGGTTCCGGAATATCCCGACACGCTGAAGCCGACGGCCTCGCGCTATGCCTTCCTGGCTATGATCGACCTTTTGGCCGTGGCCTCGGCCTACAAGCTCGACGCCTCGGCCCGCGAGACGGTCCGCCGCATCAAATACAACGCCCAGATCCACCGCACCGGCAAGGAGATGGAGCCGCTGGGAGATTAG
- a CDS encoding amidohydrolase/deacetylase family metallohydrolase: protein MQFDLLLKGGRLIDPAAGLDAPRDVAIANGRVAAVDANIPADSAARMIDATGCIVAPGLVDLHSHVYWGGTSLGVDADRLAAKSGTTTFIDAGSAGAGNFLGFRRHVMERSKVRILAYVNISFAGIFGFSQTVSVGECGDLRLCEPREVVAAAREHADVVVGIKVRSGKHAGGTSGIAPVDLALEAADKAGLPLMAHIDEPPPGRSEVLPRLRRGDILTHCFRPFPNAPVFASGAVRPDMRLARERGVIFDLGHGMGSFDFDVARAMLAEGLAPDVISSDVHLYCVDGPAFDILVCMSKLMALGMPLVEVLRAATQGPARAIARPDLGTLAVGTVGDVAVLRQRPGRFTFVDAVGASLVADQRLVSEGIVIGGTWWPNETPDHDETEHFEAHAAHTHVEVAARHFGHRHE from the coding sequence ATGCAATTCGACCTCCTGCTGAAGGGCGGACGGCTGATCGATCCAGCGGCTGGCCTCGACGCGCCGCGCGATGTCGCCATCGCCAATGGCCGCGTCGCCGCGGTCGATGCCAATATCCCAGCGGACAGCGCCGCGCGGATGATCGATGCGACGGGCTGCATCGTGGCACCCGGCCTGGTCGACCTGCACAGCCACGTCTACTGGGGTGGCACCTCGCTCGGCGTCGATGCCGACCGGCTGGCGGCCAAGAGCGGCACCACCACTTTCATCGACGCGGGCAGTGCCGGCGCCGGCAATTTCCTCGGCTTCCGCCGTCACGTCATGGAGCGTTCGAAGGTGCGCATCCTGGCCTATGTCAACATTTCCTTTGCCGGCATCTTCGGTTTCTCGCAGACGGTGTCGGTCGGCGAATGCGGCGATCTCAGGCTCTGCGAGCCGCGCGAGGTGGTTGCCGCCGCGCGCGAGCACGCCGATGTCGTGGTCGGCATCAAAGTCCGCTCCGGCAAGCATGCCGGCGGCACCAGCGGCATCGCCCCGGTCGATCTCGCGCTGGAGGCCGCCGACAAAGCGGGCCTGCCGCTGATGGCGCATATAGACGAGCCGCCGCCCGGCCGCTCCGAAGTGCTGCCGCGCCTGCGCCGGGGCGACATTCTCACCCATTGCTTCCGGCCGTTTCCCAACGCGCCGGTCTTCGCCTCCGGCGCGGTGCGGCCCGACATGCGGCTGGCGCGGGAGCGCGGCGTCATCTTCGATCTCGGCCACGGCATGGGCTCGTTCGATTTCGACGTTGCCCGGGCAATGCTCGCCGAAGGACTGGCGCCGGATGTGATCTCGAGCGACGTGCATCTCTACTGCGTCGACGGGCCGGCCTTCGACATTCTGGTCTGCATGTCGAAGCTGATGGCGCTCGGCATGCCGCTGGTCGAAGTCCTGCGCGCGGCGACGCAAGGGCCGGCGCGGGCTATCGCAAGACCGGACCTCGGCACGCTGGCTGTGGGCACGGTCGGCGATGTCGCCGTGCTCCGGCAGCGGCCGGGCCGCTTCACCTTCGTCGACGCGGTCGGCGCCTCATTGGTCGCCGACCAGCGGCTGGTGTCGGAAGGCATCGTCATCGGCGGCACATGGTGGCCGAACGAGACGCCTGATCATGACGAGACCGAGCATTTCGAGGCGCATGCCGCGCATACGCATGTCGAGGTGGCGGCAAGGCACTTCGGGCATCGGCACGAGTGA
- a CDS encoding flavin-containing monooxygenase, whose product MLEMAPSKQAAAWFESLARALAAGDVAAASNLFVDDCYWRDLLTFTWNVTTMEGREAIADMLKSTLATTRPTAWQLTGEATTDEGTIEAWFTFETAVASGQGIMRLRDGRCRTLFTAMTDLRGFEERKGAARPLGVRHKADPERETWSEARARETRELGASEQPYCLVIGGGQGGIMLGARLRQLGVPTIVIEKNARPGDSWRNRYRTLVLHDPVWYDHLPYIPFPENWPVFTPKDKMGDWLEMYTRVMELNYWVATKCLSASYDEAEKVWTVVVDRVGRQITLKPKHIVFATGAYGPPRKIDLAGADQFKGELLHSSQYASGEKFRGKKVAVIGAASSGHDVCVDLWETGADVTMIQRSPTTVVKSDTLMEVGFEIFSETALARGITTEKADMIVASTPFALVPKGQRALYEVIKARDAAFYDRLRAAGFAIDFGDDETGLLMKAYRTGSGYYIDVGASDLIIEGKIGIRSGVAIKSLTPNGILFEDGSELEADAIVACTGYQSMNENVAALVSREVADKVGPCWGLGSGVKGDPGPWQGELRNMWKPTAQEALWFHGGNLALSRFYSKYVALQIKARMEGIATPVYGKPSNAA is encoded by the coding sequence ATGCTCGAAATGGCACCATCGAAACAGGCCGCCGCATGGTTCGAATCCCTGGCACGCGCGCTCGCGGCCGGTGACGTTGCCGCTGCGAGCAACCTGTTCGTCGACGACTGCTACTGGCGCGATCTGCTGACCTTCACCTGGAACGTCACCACCATGGAAGGCCGCGAGGCGATCGCCGACATGCTCAAGTCAACACTGGCGACGACCAGGCCGACGGCATGGCAGCTCACCGGCGAAGCGACCACGGACGAAGGCACGATCGAGGCCTGGTTCACGTTCGAGACCGCGGTGGCCTCGGGCCAGGGTATCATGCGCCTGCGCGACGGCCGCTGCCGGACGTTGTTCACGGCGATGACCGACCTTAGGGGGTTCGAAGAGCGCAAGGGCGCGGCGCGGCCGCTCGGCGTGCGCCACAAAGCCGACCCCGAGCGCGAGACCTGGTCGGAGGCGCGGGCGCGCGAGACGCGCGAACTCGGCGCATCCGAGCAGCCCTATTGCCTGGTCATCGGCGGCGGCCAGGGCGGCATTATGCTCGGTGCGCGGCTCAGGCAGCTCGGCGTGCCCACTATCGTCATCGAGAAGAACGCGCGGCCGGGCGATTCCTGGCGCAACCGCTACCGCACACTCGTGCTGCATGACCCGGTCTGGTACGACCATCTGCCCTATATTCCGTTCCCGGAAAACTGGCCTGTCTTCACGCCCAAGGACAAGATGGGCGACTGGCTGGAAATGTACACGCGCGTCATGGAGCTCAACTACTGGGTCGCCACCAAATGCCTCAGCGCTTCCTATGACGAGGCGGAAAAGGTCTGGACCGTGGTGGTCGACCGTGTTGGCCGGCAGATCACGCTGAAGCCGAAGCACATCGTCTTCGCCACCGGCGCCTATGGCCCGCCGCGAAAGATCGACCTCGCCGGCGCCGACCAGTTCAAGGGCGAATTGCTGCACTCCAGCCAATATGCCAGCGGCGAGAAATTCCGCGGCAAAAAGGTTGCGGTCATCGGTGCGGCGAGCTCGGGGCATGATGTCTGCGTCGATCTTTGGGAAACCGGTGCAGACGTCACCATGATCCAGCGCTCGCCGACCACCGTGGTCAAATCGGACACGCTGATGGAAGTCGGCTTCGAGATCTTCTCGGAAACCGCGCTGGCGCGCGGCATCACCACCGAGAAGGCCGACATGATTGTCGCCTCGACGCCGTTCGCGCTGGTGCCCAAGGGCCAGCGCGCGCTCTATGAGGTGATCAAGGCGCGCGACGCCGCCTTCTACGACCGCCTGCGCGCCGCCGGCTTCGCCATCGATTTCGGCGACGACGAGACCGGCCTGCTGATGAAGGCCTATCGCACCGGCTCCGGCTACTACATCGATGTCGGCGCTTCGGACCTGATCATCGAAGGCAAGATCGGCATCCGCAGCGGCGTCGCCATCAAGTCGCTGACGCCGAATGGCATCCTGTTCGAGGACGGAAGCGAACTCGAGGCCGACGCCATCGTCGCCTGCACCGGCTACCAGTCGATGAACGAGAATGTCGCCGCGCTCGTCTCGCGCGAGGTCGCCGACAAGGTCGGTCCCTGCTGGGGCCTCGGCTCCGGCGTCAAGGGCGATCCCGGCCCCTGGCAAGGCGAGCTGCGCAACATGTGGAAGCCGACGGCACAGGAAGCGCTCTGGTTCCACGGCGGCAATCTGGCGCTGTCGCGCTTCTATTCGAAATATGTCGCGCTGCAGATCAAGGCGCGGATGGAAGGCATCGCGACGCCGGTTTATGGCAAGCCGAGCAACGCCGCGTAA